The genome window gtgcatgtggtgtttgtgtgcatgtggtgtgtgtgtgcatgtggtatgtgtgtgtgcatgtggtgtgtgtgtgcacatgtggtgtgtgtgtgtgcgagttgtgtgtgtatatgcgtgtggtgtgtgtatacatgtggtatgtgtgagttCCTTTACctttaataaaagttttaataaaacCCATCTAATAAAAGTGGTTTTCATCCACTGCTTCTCTGCTGTGTCTGGGACCCTCCTTGCTGCTAACTGTTGTACTGGAGATCTCTTGTGCCTTTTCATTCTTTAATTGACAGAAAACAACTTGATCCTGACTCCTCAACAATAACTAGTTCACAGAAGTacaatcagaaacaaaaatgtccCCTTGCACATTTGCTTTATAAGCTATGTATAACCCCTGACCAGCTACTAGATTCGATCATTCAGAAATATTGAGCTTATTTCCTGGTACAAAATAGCATCGGATGTGAATGTTTTTGGTTGGGtggatgggtttttttgttgttttttggttttggttttggtttgtttgctatTACcaattttgggattttttttaacttattttttgttgttattaattaaaataaatggcttAGGGCTGAAGAGGCtcaggagttcaattcccaggaccttcatggcagcttacaattgtctgtaaccccagccctaggggatctgacaccctcacacagacagacaaagcggcatgcaggcaaaatgcccatgtacataaaaataacaaattattttaaaataaaaaataaataaatggctcactgggtaagagcacttgccacacaagcatgaaggcttgagtttgaatccccagagccTGTGGAAAGgcagtgtattagttagggttttactgctgtgaacagacaccatgaccaagccaagtcttataaaggacgacatttaattggggctggcttacaggttcagaggttcagtccattatcatcaaggcaggagcatggcagtccatccaggaaggcatggtgcaggaggagctgagagttctacatcttcatccaaaggctgctactggaagactgacttccaggcaactggggtgagagtcttaagcccacacccacagtgacacacctactccaaccaggtcatacctattccaaccaggccacacctccagatggtgccactccctggtccaagaatatacaaaccgtTACAGGCAGACATAGTGGTGAACGCCTCTATTTCCCACTTCCTACACTGAGGCTCCAGAATACCTGACGGTAAACAACAGGGACAAACAACAGACCCTGTGAGGACCTGCAGcggaggttgtcttctgaccgtCACGTGGGCACGACGGTGTGCACACATCCACCTTACAGACTCACTAAAGAAAGGAATTGTCAGTCCAGGGAGAAGAGTCAACgggcaaagtgcttgctatacTGAGTTCATGCTTCCACCTAAGAGACTGGCATAGCAAGGCTTGTCTGTAACCCATGTCCTGGAGGGGGCGCTGCTGCCCAGCTCTAGGTCGAGTGGGAGCCATCCTTTAGAAAAGATCAGGTGGAGAGTGATTGGGAATGACACTGGAAAGCAACCTCTGGCCTTCTACACATGCAGATGAACACACCtgtacacgcacacatatgtacatgcttACACTAAATGTAGAAACTGTccctaaaaatattatttgagcAAAGGGGTTTTGTAAGGCTCCAAAGGCTTTATAAATAGTCATAGTGCTATTTAATTGTCTCAGACTTTCTGAAAATGGGCTATGAGTGTTTGAGATGCAAAGCCATTTATCGGGATGAACACCAGTGTACCACAGCAAGGATGCAAGACAGGACCGCAGGGAATCAAGCTTCAGGCTGCACTTTGGAAGAGATCTTTTGTTAACCGATGTTCCTAGGAAAAAAGCCACACCCATGATAGCTGTCTACAAAACTAGCTGGCTGTGGAGAACTAGAACATTAGATGGGAGCCAAAATCGACTTGGGCTCTTAGCCTGTTAGTCATTCATTGCCTGTGATCtaacatgtggtggtttgaatatgcctggcgcagggagtggcattatttggaagtgtggccttgttgggagtgGGTGTGCCATCCAACTCCCTCATcgtagctgcttggaagccagtcttatAGTGTCCTTCAGATGAAGTAGAACGCTCCACTCCTTCTggaccacgcctgcctggatgctcccatgcttctgccttgatgataatgaaccaaacctctgaactcataagccagccccaactaaatgttgttcttataagagttgccttggtcatggtgtctgttcacagctgtgaaaccctaagacataacATCTCTGTGACTAATACATAAATCATGTAGAAAGGTGCAGTGGCTATTGCTGGTTGTCAAGTTGACTCTGTCTGCAACGAACTACAACAGAACTGGAGGgaacacctgtgatccagatcttgaggctgaaagacacaagtttctgacctggatcttggcgtggagatcttgaggtatagtggccatgaaaatcttAGACCCAGGCaaagtagtacatgcctttaattccaggagactgaagcaagcagatctctgggttcaaggtcatccaaggacaaagcaagtcccagatccaaaATCAGTGATACACAgctttaatctgggtcacaccttctgctggagacccacataaggacattggaagaaggaagattcgctcttcttcacctgcttgcacttacttgccagcagcATCTGTTGGAAcatacttctacagaagaccagctgagacagctagcctcgtgggactgagcaactactagctTCTCagacttcccatccacagctgaccattgttagGTTAATTGGACTatgactgtaagtcattacaagaaattccctcaatatagagagacattccataagttctgtaacCTTCGAGAACCCTGACTTATACAAAAGACGCAGAGTCCTAGCTCTCACCAATCCAAAGGCTACACCTGTCATCACACAGCACGGAGACCTATAGCAGAGAGCTCTTCTCTTCACTATGATCTACCTGCCCCTTCACCCAACTGGCACTGCATCGAATCATGGAATTTGGAGTATCCTAAGATTATATTCCCAGGCCCTGCTCACTCAGACTGATTCCACTATAAACTACCTCTCATCCCTTTTGAGACAAGAGCTGTGGTTTTgtaaggctattttttttttttaagacttacgtttatctatgtgtctgtgtgtcgcACGTGTGCTCATCAGAGCTACCGGTGGATCTTGTTAAGAGCTGccagcgtgggtgctgggaattcaggtcctctggaagggcagcacaAATGGAAACGGCCcgcataggctcatatgtttgaatgttcgGTTTCCAGTTGATGgattgtttaggaaggattaggaggtgtggtcttgttggaggaggtgtgtcactggaccgggctttgaggtttcaaaaggccaggccaggcccaTGTTTGTCTCTTgcccttctccttccctgcctccatttGTCAATaggatgtaaactctcagctactgcagttataatttattttttaattgttcttgTTCATACGTCTGTGTCTGCATGCCCTGCACATGTGGGTGCttgaaagaaatcagaagatggcatctggagttacaagcagttacAAAAAgtgagctcaggtcctctagaagagcaggaagtgctcttaacccctggtcatctctccaactcccagaCTGTTTTTTGACAGTTTCTGCATGCATTGTACAACAGAGTGTTATCTCCTCCAGTGACTGTGGTCCATTATCCCGGTTCCTCTCATGCCTATTGGTCCCTGGCTATAAAGGTTCCGATATACCCTTGGTATCTGCTAATGTTCGGTACCCAGGGAGGCTCAGGCTATGCCACATCCGCTCTGCAGACTGGGACCTCTAGCACGGCAGACCCTAGAGTTCCAGGGATGTGAAGCACCAAGACCTTCAGGGGGTCCTTAGGAGTGACAGTAAGTGGAGACATGATCTACTCCTTGTTTCTAGAATTTGGTCTTCCTGCGTGGTCTAAGGGCATTTGCGGCACACATGTGAGCCGTGCCTTCCAATAGGGACGCTTTGGGCCAGCGTTCCAGCCCCACTCTCCAGCTTACAGGTGGTACAGGCTGGAGAAAGCTCTCAGCAACCCAGTGAGGGCATCTGAGGACGCTGACTGCTTGTCAGATAGTGACAGTGCTAAAAGCCTGTGTGCCATAGACACCACATGCAGGCTGCCTGAAAAGGCCCCTAGAGTGTGGGAGGATGGGGGCGGGGGTATCTGGACCTGAGGGAGGTTAGATGGATGGATCACTGCTGACACGTCACTCTTTAGCTGCCGCCACTATGTCCTTTGAGGGGTGTGAGCAGCAAATCTAGGGAGGGTGCATGAAGAGAGACGGTGGGAAGAAGAACACAAATTCCGATGCTCTCAGGATGACCACCGGATCTTAGCCAGCTTTAGCCCAGGCTATGGAACTGTCTGTATCAGCGTCTGCTCCCCTGACACACAGGCCGTCCCTGGGGAGGCCTTTCCCTGAACCCATCCACCCTCTGAGGGGAGGCACAGCTGTCCCTTCTGGGCAGGAATCTCACCCCTGCTCTGGTTCCGCACGTCTCAGACTGGAGTCTTCCAGAGCTGGGTCCTGTCCTGGGCGGCTGGGTGGGGCGGGAGGTGGGAGGGCGGAGCTCCTGTGGGATTCACTTCCTGTTTCCCTGCTCCATAAGGTCAAACATTCGACAACCCCCGCTGTGACCTGATTCCACCTGTTGCAAGATCCCTTTGGTGTAGGTCTCCTTTCAAATGTCTGATAACCCAGCTTGTCACAGCGGGAGTCAGTTTGTATATATGCTTTATTTAAGACTTATTCATGCCATGGTCCCACAGTTTCAGGGTCAACTTTGGGAAGTTTGTGCCCCGGTACTGTCACTGGGAGGAAGGGGTTCAGGCTGCTCGGGTCCACAGTCACCCACTGAGCTTCGAGGTCCGTCGGGAGCTTCTTTTGGTGTAGCCTGGCTTGCAGTAGCTGGTACTTCTTCATACACGACGCCATCGCTTCTAACTTGCTGAAAGGCAGTTGCTTTCTTCCCCTGCTCAGAGACCAAAGGGACTTCTAAActgtattttttctctctctgcagcctgtgtATTTTCACATAGAGAACCGTGTTCACCAAAAACATTATTCCCACTGACAGATAAAACAAGATGTGAAACCAGACAGGAGCGGATGACTGGGGACCTGAAACAGAGATGAAATCCTTTAGACATTGGAGAGACCCAGCCAAGttatatttggaagaaaatgagaCTGATGAAAGCTGTCTGCCCCAGAGAGTAAATTCAGGGGACAGGAAAGAAACTTCCAGCAGTTCCATATAAGCCCTCTAGGTGACGCAAGCTCCTTGGGAATGTTACGCCTGAACTTTAGAGACCATTGTTATTTCTGCGTCTTTAATGCTTGAAGCAGGTTTCAGGATTCTTCCCTGCCAGAGTCTTGGTTCTGAGCTTATGAATCCTCCACTCCAGTCAGGTATAGGCAGCAGACTATGTTGTCTATGAGGACAAATGTAAAGCCATAATGCAAGTTCATCAAATCAAAAGGTGCATCCTTGTCTTAgcttgttttatgtcaacttgacacaagccagagtcatcttaaaagagggaacttcaattgagaaaatgcttccataaaacctagctagtttcttttcttttaaagattttatttattttatatatatgatgagtacactgtagctgccttcagacacaccagaagagggcactggatcctagtacagatggttgtgagccaccatgtggttgctgggaattgaaatcagaacctctggaagagcaatcaatgctcttaaccactgagccatctctccagaccccaggtagtttcttagtgattgatagaGAAaggcccagttcactgtgggtaaggtgggctggtggtcctggattctataagaaagcacgCTGAACAAGTCACGatgagcaatccagtaagcagcacccctccatgacctctgtatcagctcctgcctgcaggttcctgtcctacttgagttcctgtcctgacttccttctatgaTGAACTGCgctgtagaagtgtaagccaaataaaacctttcctccccaacttgcttgtggtcctggtgtttcatcacagcaatagagaccctaagaCAATCCTAATGTCTTTTGTAGTGAGTGAGGGTAGCAAAGGAGATTAAAGAAGAGAGGGATGCAGGGAGGAAGACAAAATGAAGTAAACCATCAGGAGGGAAAATGagataaaggaaaggaataacaaaaggaaaacatgagagacagggaagaagggaggaaggagaagagagaagaggaaattcAGGGAAGGCTGGAAGGTGACCGCAGTTCTGAAGAAGGTGTGGGGTGTTCCTCTTCCAGGCTAGACTACGAACCCCTGAGTGAGCCTGGGGCTTGGGGGGAACACTTCCCTCGGACTCACCAAGTACTTGGAGCTCCAACTCGGGGCTGTGCTTAAGGACACTGCCGTCCTCCGTGGCTACCTCACACCAGTAGAATCCAGCATCTTCTCTTTCTGCCCTTGGTATACGGTACTCTGAGGATGTGTTCCTGTTCTCCAGGATCTTGCTGCCCACGTAGAAGGAGAAGTGAAGCTGTAAGCCGGGTCTCTGCAGGAGCACATTAGTCTCACAGTTCAGGGTGACCAAACTCCCCTCCGGGAAGGGAGATGACAAGGACGCTCTCAGCACTGGCGTGGTAAACAGCTCTAAAGAGGAAGTTGACAAGGGACGGGTGTTCATTCTGTGTCACTGTTCTTTTCATGAAACTCCCTCCCCTTTATCCTCAAGAGAATGGATCTCCCCCATTGCCAGCAGAGAGGCATGATAAAAGCCATGACTGTGGCCTCCAGCAGAGGGGCTTCTCATTGCAAAAGCGAGCTTCGCTGCATGGTTCTATTTATTATGAAGCCATAGAGCCTCAGGTCAGTAGCCACCCAGAGTCATCACTAAGATGCACTTGCCAGCTAGGTCATTCATTCGTTACTTGTGCTATTCAAAAGAGAATCTGGGATAAGAATTTCCTCCCCACAGAAATAAAAGGTTTTTAGGACAGGAACACCTTGCCAGTAAACAAGAGAATGAGAAAGGCAAGCCGTGGAAAGAGAACAAAGACCTTGAGGAACTTGAGCAGAGAAAACTGCTTTACAGATGCCTAAAGAGAAGAGGGCCCAGAGACCATACATGTCCCtgacatataaacacaaaatttaaCTGGTTCCTAGTGTCTTTCTGGTTTTTACTTCTATGGACATTTCATGAGATTTAACtaggttttaaaaaacaacaacaaccaaaaaaaaaaaaaaaaaaaacaacctcttGACTAATTTGAGTCCCTGGCTTTAGGACTAAAATAAGTTGATGAAGGGACAGTCACTATCCCCTAACTGTAACACTGTTGGGCCATTGTAGATGCTGCAAAGAGCAATGGGTGGCGACGCTGAGACCTCACTTCTGGGTCTAGCCCAGGCAGTGGTCATTGAGTGGCCTTGGGGAGGCTGCTTGCCTCGTAGGACTCAGTTTCCTCCTTCGTAAGTCTGAGGACTGTTGCTGCTTTCGCAGTGGCTCTTCCGGTCCTTACAACTGTAACCCTTACTATCCAGACTGGATACCTTTCACCGTGATGGAAACTCCTGCAGACGTGTAGCGGTGTCTTCCCATGCCCGAGCAGTGGTAGATGCCGTTGTGATTCAGGTTGGTTTTCAGAATGACGACCTCAGAacctgaagaaaactgaaaggATTTTCCATTTCGATAGAAAACCACGTTGTACACCAGCTTATTCTTCCATCCGTGACACCTCAAGGCCAGGGGTTCTCCTTCTGTGAGGACTCTGCGGGAGGCCTGGAGTAGCAGCAGATCTGAAAAGTAAGGGCCCACAGTGTTTGCAACAGAGGAAGTATGAGACCCTTGGCCCTGGAGATTTTTTGTATCTTTTACTTGAAACATCCCAACCCCAATCTCCACTATGGCCCACACCTGTCTTGCTCTCAAAGCTCTCCGACTTGgtgaaagaaaatgacttttgcCAGCAGCTGTGCACACTGGCGCCCTCTATCGTCCTATCTCAATAGCTGTGCACACTAGGCCCCTCTTAAATCGGCCCTTCTCAGGGCTCAGAAGTTGGTTGGTACAAAGTTTACCATGCATGATAGAAAGAATTCTTAGATGTAAGAAAGGCCCTTGACTGTGATGAGTCTCTATAATTGGTTTCTGTAGCCAAGAAACTATGACAAAGGCCAGGTGCACATTTGCTCTATCTGGCTCTTCCTTAGCAGGCTGGATGGAGCTCCTGGTGACCTTGAGGCAGTAAGCTGCCACAATGTGACACAGTAACACACATGGCAAGGGCTTCTGGGAGCTGAGTGTGGTTCCCCAGTGGACAGCCAATTAGAAAACGAGGACACTAGACCTGTAATTCCAAGGAATTGAATTCTACCAACAGCTTTGTAAATTTGAAGAAAGACCCAAAAGGTACACAGTTAACACTCAACTACAGCAAATCGGTGGAAACTGAAACATAataatgtatgtgtttgtggcaATCTGTTATGCTGAAGTACAAAGTGATGAACTGTAACTGCTGAAGCCCCTGTTAGTAAAGATGAAGTGTTCAGGGAAGGGGGTCCTTTCACTCCACAGAACGCATCTAAGAATCCACACTGAAATTAGCTGGACTCAAAGTCTCAATACATCAATGAACTTACAGCAAGAACAGCCGTTCTGAATGATAACTGCAGAGAGTCACATCTGGGTTGCAACTATGCACTATGGGATGTACTTTTTATGCACCTATTTAtcaataaaagtgaaaaattcaTGACAGACCTAGAACTAGGTAAACAAGAGGCTTTCTGTCCTGTCATGCAACATGTCCTTTACCTGCAGTCTGTCCTTCCTGGGCCCAAATATGTACtatctcttgttctctcttctatatATTATACTGTACCCAAATGtacatttgtttacatatgtTTTTGGCTAGATTCTACATCTAAGGGAAAATGTGGGGCTTTTTAACCTTAAATGAGAGTATTGCATACAAAAACACATGAGATACAGCTTTTAGctatactatatatactacataGCATgctaatttcctttttttaaaaaaaaggatatatttattttattatctagaagagggcgtcagatcttgttacgggtggttgtgagccaccatgtagttgctgggatttgaactcaggaccttcagaagagcagttcgTGCTCTTAACCAGCCCACATGCTAATTTCCTATTCAAACATCAGCTCCTTGTCCTCTGAGTAGGAAAGTGAAATTCATTCTGAATCACCTGACTAGAACCTGGAACCACCAACCGGCTTCATTTTCTTGGTCCTGGGGTCTTTGTGAGGTTCTGCCCTTTACAGATTTAAAAAGCAGGGAATAGCTTGAGTGCAACAAACAGATAGCAGCAGGGAAATTTGTGAACACAGCAGACAGCATCAGCTGGGGAGGAGATGGTATTACAGGTGAGGAAAAGCACACACAGAAGTATACAGAGTGAGAGAACctctgcgcgcgcgcgcgcacacacacacacacacagagagagagcctctgcacacacagcacagagagagagagagagagagagagagcctctgcacacacagcacagagagagagagagagagagagcgcgcctCTGCAAacacagcacagagagagagagagagagagagagagagagagagagagagagagagagagcctctgcACACACAAGTACTGATTCTCTTGACTCTCTGCAAAGCAGAGTAGGAATTGGGAGCTAAAAGATTCAGTCTCTTCTCAAAggctgttttgggttttggtttttggttgtttggttggttggttggtttggtttggttttaagtcTTTGATGAGTCTTTCTCCCCTAATTTAGGACTGGCAGCTGATTGCCCCACAACTGTTATGTAAGCTTATACAGATCCTGTCGAACTCCTAGGCTGGTCCATCAGCAGAGGGCCCAACTGGTGGGAAAAAATGAATCAAGTCctccagacatttttttttcaccttcaaGGCTTTTGTCTCAGACGAGGAGGATGAGGAATAAGCCAGCCATCTTGAAAGTTTGCCACCTTTATAACATAGATGGCtcctccctgtctgcctgccaTGGATTGTCTAACTCTAGTGTCTTAGCATGCCCAGACTGACTGAAACTGATTGAGCATCAATGTAACCACAATGGGCTCTTCCACTGTTACATAACCATggcaaaacattttataaataggaCAGGGAGAGCTAGAAAATCTGGTGTATTAGGTGGCAGTCGGGAACTTTTGTTCcttggctgggggaggggtagaaGACCTGACACTACAACATGGGAAAGGCAAGCCACCCCGACACTTGAGAATGTccagaatacataaagaattccTGGGTGCTAGTGGGGtgtaaggggaggggaggggctagagagatggctcagcagttaggagtgcttTCAATCATGCTAgaccaggggttctcaacctgtgggtcgagacccctttggaggtcaaaagATTTTCACAAGGGTTGCacattagatatcctgcatatcaaacatttacattatgattcatactggtagcaaaattacagttatgaagtagcaatgaaaataattttgtggttgaggATCACCATGGTATAAGgcactgcattaaagggtcacagcatttagAAGAtagagaaccactgttctagaggacctgagttcagtccccagaactcaggaatgGCAGCTCACGACTACCAGAGACTCCAGTCCTAGGAGGTCCAACACCCACTTCTGGCCACCAAGGGTATTATGTACCTGTACATGTggcatacagatacacacacacacacacacaagtaaaaaacaaactttgttgttgttgttgttgttgttttgttttgttttctaagacagggtttctttgtgtagccctgNctgtcctggaactcactatgtagaccaggctggccctgaactcagagatctgcctgtctctgcctcctgagtgctgggattaaaagcacacatcaccaccacccagcacaaaatatttttaaaagaaacatttcccaAAAGACTCATCGGGTACTCTGTAAAGGTTTTATAAGGATATGTAATAAGCACATTAAAAGTGATCAATACACAATCAGAATAACACAACTAAAACTACAGGGAAGAA of Mus pahari chromosome 4, PAHARI_EIJ_v1.1, whole genome shotgun sequence contains these proteins:
- the Fcgr1a gene encoding high affinity immunoglobulin gamma Fc receptor I isoform X2, with translation MWCEGPHLPGDSSTQWFINGTAIQISTPSYSIPEASFQDSGEYRCQRGSSMPSDPVQLQIHSDLLLLQASRRVLTEGEPLALRCHGWKNKLVYNVVFYRNGKSFQFSSGSEVVILKTNLNHNGIYHCSGMGRHRYTSAGVSITVKELFTTPVLRASLSSPFPEGSLVTLNCETNVLLQRPGLQLHFSFYVGSKILENRNTSSEYRIPRAEREDAGFYWCEVATEDGSVLKHSPELELQVLGPQSSAPVWFHILFYLSVGIMFLVNTVLYVKIHRLQREKKYSLEVPLVSEQGKKATAFQQVRSDGVVYEEVPATASQATPKEAPDGPRSSVGDCGPEQPEPLPPSDSTGAQTSQS
- the Fcgr1a gene encoding high affinity immunoglobulin gamma Fc receptor I isoform X1 encodes the protein MILTSFGDDMWLLTTLLLWVPVGGEVVNATKAVITLQPPWVSIFQKENVTMWCEGPHLPGDSSTQWFINGTAIQISTPSYSIPEASFQDSGEYRCQRGSSMPSDPVQLQIHSDLLLLQASRRVLTEGEPLALRCHGWKNKLVYNVVFYRNGKSFQFSSGSEVVILKTNLNHNGIYHCSGMGRHRYTSAGVSITVKELFTTPVLRASLSSPFPEGSLVTLNCETNVLLQRPGLQLHFSFYVGSKILENRNTSSEYRIPRAEREDAGFYWCEVATEDGSVLKHSPELELQVLGPQSSAPVWFHILFYLSVGIMFLVNTVLYVKIHRLQREKKYSLEVPLVSEQGKKATAFQQVRSDGVVYEEVPATASQATPKEAPDGPRSSVGDCGPEQPEPLPPSDSTGAQTSQS